Proteins encoded together in one uncultured Flavobacterium sp. window:
- a CDS encoding SPOR domain-containing protein yields MRILTHSKRVFLTLTMFTLAYNIHAQDQNLTLNQDPKFEQLLNDKRKINTSINTNDNYKIQIFSGKSEEAKKTLADFKRENTNIDGTIIFNTPNYKVIVGNFKTRIEAERNLAEIKKKYKSVFLIKPGK; encoded by the coding sequence ATGAGAATTTTAACCCATTCAAAAAGAGTTTTCTTAACACTAACAATGTTCACTTTAGCATACAACATTCATGCTCAAGACCAGAATTTAACACTAAATCAAGATCCTAAATTCGAACAATTACTAAACGACAAACGCAAAATTAACACGTCAATAAATACAAATGACAATTATAAAATTCAAATTTTTAGCGGAAAAAGTGAGGAAGCCAAAAAAACACTAGCCGATTTCAAGAGAGAAAACACCAACATCGATGGTACAATAATTTTCAACACTCCTAACTACAAAGTAATCGTTGGAAATTTTAAAACCAGAATTGAAGCAGAAAGAAATTTAGCTGAAATCAAGAAAAAATACAAAAGTGTCTTTTTAATAAAACCAGGCAAGTAA
- a CDS encoding phosphatase PAP2 family protein: MRLKIFHIINTLVNKGFKSKSALSTFANVEQLREIMPDLLHGYLKEEEMPDSLKLLEPPPEHASKAFEFDLEYAKKVIKSKDRIRFMQAATDADLSFPAAVKSFEYTLGIEISEVKTPKLYLLMRRVMTDAGLSTYAAKNYYNRERPFVATNTKTCTPEREEVLRKVGSFPSGHAAVGWAWALVFSEIFPYNERIILKRGYDFGESRIVCNAHWYSDVQMGRVMGRATVDRLHDNLVFQNDLAEAKVEVLKILEEEGIS; the protein is encoded by the coding sequence ATGCGGTTGAAAATATTTCATATTATTAACACACTTGTAAATAAAGGTTTCAAATCAAAGAGTGCCTTAAGCACATTTGCAAATGTTGAACAGCTCAGGGAAATAATGCCTGATTTGTTGCATGGCTATTTAAAGGAAGAGGAAATGCCAGACAGTCTGAAATTGTTGGAGCCGCCACCGGAACATGCATCAAAAGCTTTTGAGTTTGATTTGGAGTATGCTAAAAAAGTTATAAAGTCTAAAGATAGGATTCGTTTTATGCAAGCTGCTACTGATGCAGATTTGTCGTTTCCAGCCGCAGTTAAGTCATTTGAGTATACTTTGGGTATTGAGATTAGTGAGGTAAAAACACCGAAACTTTATTTATTGATGCGTAGGGTAATGACAGATGCAGGACTGTCTACTTACGCAGCTAAGAATTACTATAATCGTGAACGTCCGTTTGTGGCTACTAATACAAAAACTTGTACTCCTGAACGAGAAGAGGTGCTGCGTAAAGTTGGCTCTTTTCCTTCAGGGCATGCTGCAGTTGGTTGGGCGTGGGCATTAGTTTTTAGTGAAATATTTCCTTACAATGAACGAATAATCTTAAAACGCGGATATGATTTTGGTGAAAGCCGTATTGTTTGTAATGCGCATTGGTATAGTGATGTACAGATGGGCAGGGTGATGGGTAGAGCTACAGTAGACAGGCTTCATGATAATTTAGTTTTTCAGAATGATTTGGCTGAAGCCAAAGTTGAAGTGCTTAAGATACTGGAAGAAGAGGGAATAAGTTAA